A genomic segment from Drosophila willistoni isolate 14030-0811.24 chromosome 2L unlocalized genomic scaffold, UCI_dwil_1.1 Seg168, whole genome shotgun sequence encodes:
- the LOC124459832 gene encoding uncharacterized protein LOC124459832 encodes MAPRPRSVQASKEERRCSRGTESFRCRVCRGIHPLKRCRRFLRLNVEKRMRAVLANKYCANCLAHQHSGGSCLSGDKCRICEEDHHTLLHFHEQPRRRTPSSVVRRVTPESSRRRVAPTPASDPKLTLTTLLQHRNPHLMPTAMVRIETEGKTFDVKALVDPCSAVSSMATSLATAFKLTAVNIGAEKAVAAVIRSPISEGWRLEAILKVVDGLCCRTPSAPVDPQIAKKFEGIVLADETFYRPSSVSLVLGADVITEVMLEGSLPGVGGRPIAMRTVFGWTLSGACH; translated from the coding sequence ATGGCTCCGAGACCGCGTTCAGTACAGGCATCGAAAGAGGAGCGCAGATGTTCGCGAGGAACTGAGTCCTTCCGTTGCCGAGTCTGTCGCGGAATCCATCCTCTGAAGCGATGCCGTCGCTTCCTGCGGCTGAACGTGGAGAAGAGGATGAGGGCAGTGCTGGCGAATAAGTACTGCGCCAATTGCCTGGCCCACCAACATTCCGGAGGAAGCTGCTTAAGCGGTGATAAGTGCCGAATCTGTGAGGAGGATCACCACACGCTGCTTCACTTCCATGAACAGCCACGTCGACGCACTCCAAGCTCCGTCGTACGCCGAGTCACCCCCGAGTCCTCCAGACGAAGGGTCGCGCCAACGCCAGCCTCCGATCCGAAACTGACCTTGACCACACTGCTGCAGCACCGCAATCCGCATCTGATGCCCACGGCGATGGTGCGCATTGAGACGGAGGGAAAAACCTTCGACGTGAAGGCCCTGGTGGACCCTTGTTCTGCGGTATCGTCGATGGCGACGTCATTGGCCACGGCCTTCAAGTTGACAGCCGTCAATATAGGGGCAGAGAAAGCGGTGGCAGCAGTGATCCGGTCCCCAATCAGTGAAGGATGGCGATTGGAGGCGATCCTGAAGGTGGTCGATGGCTTGTGCTGCCGCACTCCAAGCGCTCCGGTGGACCCACAGATCGCCAAAAAGTTTGAGGGCATCGTCCTGGCGGATGAGACGTTCTACCGACCGTCGTCAGTGTCTCTGGTCCTGGGCGCGGATGTGATCACGGAGGTCATGCTAGAAGGGAGTCTACCTGGGGTTGGCGGGCGGCCGATTGCGATGCGCACAGTTTTTGGCTGGACCCTGTCCGGAGCGTGCCATTAA